ggtctgcaggcggtgggaaaagAGGTGGTTGCCAATTGTTAgagggtcgacccgctagtttcAGTTGGAAAGGGgtatgactgactgactgactgactgactgactgactgactgactggaacTGTGTCAGTCTGTCTGACTGTGCTTTGTGTTCCTGCAGAACAACAGGACAGTATGGCTACCACTGTTGCTGTCAGTCCCAGTGAATACCTCCAGCCCTCCACCGCCTCTGCTCAAGTGAGTGACAGCCTGCCAGCTCTGGAGGACCAACACACACCGCTCACACCGTTCACACTGCTCACACACTGCCCACACCGATCAGATCACACTGTTCACACccgcccagtttacatggtgttttttcaatccgattgaaaacagtCGTATTAAAAGTATTTGTGTCCATGGACGGCAGACAAAGATCCACcatcagtcctggttctccagggtcctggtgcCCCCGGGTCCTGGTGAAGCGACCTGGTGAaggtctttagctctgcagccaGCGGTCCTCAGCGCTGAGCAGTGTTTTAATCTGCTGGATCTCTGATCAATAAAGTTCCAGCGTCTCCCtgagacgctgctcagagagctcctcccccagccggagcccccccccccccgccgagCGCAACGTCCCGTTGTCTCGGGGCTCCTCTCCGCCCGCtggtgtttcagattaactggtgtccttgttaactggtgaccagcagatgttgaaaGACCAACTGAAACCTGTAGTGTTTCTAGCGAACGTCAATTTTCTACGGTTTCAGTGAATTTATcagtttagagtcttttgtgagtcgttttttaacatctgctgtttccagcatGAGTTTACAGGAATCCATCACTCGttaccatgggaaccagttaatccataacaccgggcAGCGGTCCGCTGGTAGTCTACCACTGAGGTCTTTCAACAgctgcctccatctctcctctcccgtgtttgttctctctggattattattttaaaaagtgcttCTCAACCACTGCTGAGTTCTTCTGCTTGCTTTTGACTTTCCTGTTTCCtacttcctacttcctgtttgctgtgtcctgtcacgtcatcacgtcactacatacgagggaacgcatgcgcgaAACCAATAATCCAACGTTTAATTCGCTCCgctgtttatatgagacacagaGCGGATTATTGTTCGGCGTAGACGACTTCGAACAATCAGATCCGAAATCCAGTCCGAGTGACGCGCAAATTTACAGTCCGCTTCCCTCCAGTCCGATGATAGGGAGGATTTTTGGGTTCGTGTAAACGTGGCCagtgttctctctgttctcactGCTCAGGGTTCCAGCTCCGTCTTAAACTGGAGTTGGGCTCAATGCCGTCACACTATTTCACTGCCAGCAAAGTTAacattaaaagaacaaaaacaacaaacacattaCGCTGTCAGACTTTCCTGGTTCCCctctctcctggttctctcctggttctctcctggttctctcctggttctctcctgttcctctcctggttctctcctggttctctcctggttctctcctgttcctcttctggttctctcctggttctctcctggttctctcctgttcctctcctgttcctctcctgttcctctcctggttctctcctgttcctctcctgttcctctcctggttctctcctggttctctcctggttctctcctgttcctctcctggttctctcctggttctctcctggttctctcctgttcctctcctgggtctctcctggttctctcctggttctctcctgttcctctcctggttctctcctggttctctcctgttcctctcctggttctctcctggttctctcctgttcctctcctgttcctctcctggttctctcctggttctctcctgggtctctcctggttctctcctggttctctcctgggtctctcctggttctctcctggttctctcctgttcctctcctggttctctcctggttctctcctgttcctctcctggttctctcctggttctctcctgttcctctcctggttctctcctggttctctcctgttcctctcctggttctctgacGCTGGGTTCTCCCTCCAGGACACTCAGCCTTCCCCCCTGGCCCTCCTGGCCGCCACCTGCAGTAAGATCGGTCCTCCGGCGGCCCAGGCTCCGGCCGCCTCCCCGCCGGCTCAGCCGCAGCCCCGCCGGCTCCTCCCCATCAAGCCGGCCCCCATCGCTCCCGCCCCCCCCAAGAACCTGGGCTTCCTGTCGGCCAAGGGCAATGTGATCCAGCTCCCGGCCGGCCTGGGCTCCGCGGCGCCCGGCAGCCCCATCGTCCTCACCATCCAGCAGAGCCCCGCCCgcggcggcgccgccccgcCCAACTTCCAGTACCAGGTGGTCCCGCAGATCCAGGGCGCCCAGACCATCCAGGTGATGCCCCAGGGGGGGCAGATCCAGCTCATACCCGGAACCAACCAGGCCATCATCACCGCTCCCATGACCGTGCCGGCGCCGACGGCGGCCGCCGCTCCCATCACCCCGCAGAAGACGGTGGCCATCAAGCCCTCGCTCAAGATGCACAAGgccagcagcgccgccgccaaCGTGGTGCAGCTGCCAGGGGGGCTCACGCTGCCCCTCAACGTGGCCACCGGCGAGGTGGGCGGCGCTCAGATCGTCACGGaaaccgccgccgccccgcccacTCCCGGGAAGAGCCGACGGGGAAGGAAGAAGAGGGTGGTGCTGGCCGCGGAGCCTCAACCGCCGCCGCCTGCGCAGGCGGCTTCTCCACCGCCGGAACAGATGGAGACCTTCCTGATCGAGACCGGAGACAACATCATCCAGGTAAACATCATCCAGGTAGAAACATGTTCAGACCGGAGCTTTTCTCTCCAGCCTTCAGTCGTCCGTCTGGATCTGTACCTAAAGGTACTCTGAGTaaactcacttcctgtgtgtgtgcgtgtgtgtgtctgcaggcggGGAACAACCTGCTGATCGTGCAGAGTCCGGGCCAGCCCGCCGTGGtgcagcaggtccagctggtccagtcCAAGCCGGACCCCCAGGTGGTCCAGATCCCTCAGCAGGCCCTGAAGGTGGTGCAGGCCGCCTCGGCCACGCTGCCGCCCGTCCCACAGAGACCGCCGGCGTCCTCCGGCCTGCAGGTCACGTCCACAGAGGCGTCCCCCACACAGGTAAACCCTCCCACCAGGAAGACtcagctgcagcgccccctcctGGCCCGTCGGCGCAGACTTTCTGCTAAAGCCTCATGGAGGTGAAGCTCAACtctgtgtgacctttgacctccagccTGATTTGCCGTTCtcgtctcctctctgcagctcctctttaaAACGGCGTCCGGCGAGTGGCAGACGGTCCAGATCCAGgactccgccgccgccacgcccgtCACCTCGGTGGCGTCCGTCGCCTCGCCCGCCGCGCCGTCTCCGCTCGCCGCCAAGAAGCCGCCGGCGGGCGGCAGGAAGGAGCGAACCCTGGCCAAAATCGCCCCGGCGGGGGGGATGATCGCGCTGAACACGTCGCCGCTGTCCTCGGCGACGCAGGCGGTGCAGACCATCAGCATCAACGgcgtccaggtccagggcgtCCCGGTGACCATCACCAACGCCGGAGGTGAGCCGCTTCCCGATGTGAAACCACTGACGTGTCCGTGTGTCAGCGCAGAGCTGCGGCACACAGAGTGAACGCTACGGAAGGTTCTGTGATCGCGCTGCTttgtcacattgtgtgtgtgtgtgtgtcaggccaGCAGCACCTGACGGTGCAGACGATGCAGGGCGGGGGCCTCCAGCTGGCCTCGGCGCAgggccccccctccctc
The nucleotide sequence above comes from Salarias fasciatus chromosome 6, fSalaFa1.1, whole genome shotgun sequence. Encoded proteins:
- the sp2 gene encoding transcription factor Sp2; this encodes MSEQQDSMATTVAVSPSEYLQPSTASAQDTQPSPLALLAATCSKIGPPAAQAPAASPPAQPQPRRLLPIKPAPIAPAPPKNLGFLSAKGNVIQLPAGLGSAAPGSPIVLTIQQSPARGGAAPPNFQYQVVPQIQGAQTIQVMPQGGQIQLIPGTNQAIITAPMTVPAPTAAAAPITPQKTVAIKPSLKMHKASSAAANVVQLPGGLTLPLNVATGEVGGAQIVTETAAAPPTPGKSRRGRKKRVVLAAEPQPPPPAQAASPPPEQMETFLIETGDNIIQAGNNLLIVQSPGQPAVVQQVQLVQSKPDPQVVQIPQQALKVVQAASATLPPVPQRPPASSGLQVTSTEASPTQLLFKTASGEWQTVQIQDSAAATPVTSVASVASPAAPSPLAAKKPPAGGRKERTLAKIAPAGGMIALNTSPLSSATQAVQTISINGVQVQGVPVTITNAGGQQHLTVQTMQGGGLQLASAQGPPSLHVDHTLTLELPGQPGAEKKRRMACTCPNCKDTDKRPGEVGKRKHICHVPGCEKTFRKTSLLRAHVRLHTGERPFVCNWVFCGKRFTRSDELQRHARTHTGDKRFECSQCQKRFMRSDHLTKHYKTHINTKNL